Proteins from one Streptosporangium becharense genomic window:
- a CDS encoding sensor histidine kinase, which produces MRGLSRVFPTLSPVRARIIAVLITTVSVAMECVNIWVTAQLPQPSYTPLPFSPEDVAGTAFPIIGALLVFQRPRLVIGWLLCLGGLCSALNSLTMNLASLDATMDWMLLPDAVWTVADVSWKLTILFLAVLLPLLYPDGRLPSPRWRPLIWFTLAVLTAGTLSSEFLPFDVSAPQSSGYGVGTALNQLTDLAMILAFVSLAVRFRKASTEERRQILWPLIAIATVIVPWVIGSSVWWLASFTIPLVPVAITFSVLRHRLYGIDTLITRTLVGAGLVGVIGGVYVAVGTASSLFLSDVDRIGGLIAALCAGAFFHPMRRLLQRGADRLLYGSKGDPVALAEELRRRLQRTDPVGGLVATLEVLREGLAVSGTGVRFQDGWPEETVAGTLDEVARDIRLVWHGQPVGRLLIGPPGVRRLPAAHNERVIAALTPYVADAAHAVRLVGALRRSRERIVTTREEERRRLRRDLHDGLGQSLSGMAMSINAARLSLHASPEVAERLLVELRSGMDTVTSDIRHLVYGLRPPALDDLGLARAVEQMAGPGVTVEVRGDLTGLPAAAEVAAYRIVQEALTNVRKHAEARTVRVSLERDGDHLAVRVSDDGVGVPVDRRSGVGLASMRERAAELGGTCIITSPPEGGTMVEAVLPVNLNVGI; this is translated from the coding sequence ATGCGCGGGCTGAGCCGGGTGTTCCCCACGCTGTCGCCTGTACGGGCACGGATCATCGCGGTGCTGATCACCACCGTGTCGGTCGCCATGGAGTGCGTCAACATCTGGGTCACCGCCCAGCTGCCGCAGCCCTCCTACACCCCGCTGCCGTTCTCCCCGGAGGACGTGGCGGGCACGGCGTTCCCCATCATCGGCGCGCTGCTGGTCTTCCAGCGGCCCCGGCTGGTCATCGGCTGGCTGCTCTGCCTGGGCGGGCTGTGCTCCGCGCTGAACAGCCTCACGATGAACCTCGCCTCCCTCGACGCGACGATGGACTGGATGCTCCTGCCGGACGCGGTCTGGACGGTCGCCGACGTGAGCTGGAAGCTGACCATCCTGTTCCTCGCGGTGCTGCTGCCGCTGCTCTACCCGGACGGCAGGCTTCCCTCGCCGCGCTGGCGCCCGCTGATCTGGTTCACACTCGCGGTGCTGACCGCCGGCACGCTCTCCTCGGAGTTCCTGCCGTTCGACGTCTCGGCCCCGCAGTCGTCCGGCTACGGTGTGGGAACCGCCCTCAACCAGCTCACCGACCTCGCGATGATCCTGGCCTTCGTCTCGCTGGCCGTGCGGTTCCGCAAGGCGAGCACCGAGGAGCGCAGGCAGATCCTCTGGCCGCTGATCGCGATCGCCACCGTCATCGTCCCCTGGGTGATCGGCAGCTCGGTGTGGTGGCTGGCCTCGTTCACCATCCCGCTCGTCCCGGTCGCGATCACCTTCTCGGTGCTGCGGCACCGCCTGTACGGCATCGACACCCTCATCACCAGGACCCTGGTCGGGGCCGGTCTGGTGGGCGTGATCGGCGGCGTGTACGTGGCGGTGGGCACCGCCTCCAGCCTGTTCCTGTCCGATGTGGACCGGATCGGCGGCCTGATCGCCGCCCTGTGCGCGGGGGCGTTCTTCCACCCGATGCGGCGGCTGCTCCAGCGCGGCGCCGACCGGCTGCTCTACGGCAGCAAGGGCGACCCGGTCGCGCTGGCCGAGGAACTGCGGCGGCGGTTGCAGCGGACCGACCCGGTGGGCGGCCTGGTCGCCACCCTGGAGGTGCTCCGCGAGGGGCTGGCGGTCAGCGGGACCGGGGTGCGTTTCCAGGACGGCTGGCCGGAGGAGACCGTCGCGGGCACGCTGGACGAGGTGGCCCGCGACATCCGGCTGGTGTGGCACGGCCAGCCCGTCGGCCGCCTGCTCATCGGCCCGCCCGGCGTCCGGCGCCTGCCCGCGGCGCACAACGAGCGGGTCATCGCCGCCCTCACCCCGTACGTGGCCGACGCCGCCCACGCGGTCCGGCTGGTCGGCGCGCTGCGGCGTTCCCGGGAGCGGATCGTCACCACCCGCGAGGAGGAGCGTCGCCGTCTCCGCCGTGATCTGCACGACGGCCTCGGCCAGTCGCTCAGCGGCATGGCGATGTCGATCAACGCGGCCCGGCTCTCGCTGCACGCCTCGCCCGAGGTCGCCGAGCGCCTGTTGGTCGAGCTGCGCTCGGGCATGGACACCGTCACCAGCGACATCAGGCACCTGGTCTACGGTCTGCGTCCGCCCGCTCTGGACGACCTCGGACTGGCCAGGGCGGTGGAGCAGATGGCGGGGCCGGGCGTCACGGTCGAGGTCAGGGGAGATCTGACCGGGCTGCCGGCGGCGGCCGAGGTGGCGGCGTACCGGATCGTCCAGGAGGCGCTGACCAACGTCCGCAAGCACGCCGAGGCCCGGACCGTGCGGGTGTCGCTGGAACGGGACGGGGACCACCTGGCGGTCCGGGTGAGCGACGACGGGGTCGGCGTCCCCGTGGACCGGCGCTCCGGGGTCGGGCTGGCGTCGATGCGTGAGCGTGCCGCGGAACTGGGCGGAACCTGCATAATCACATCGCCCCCGGAGGGCGGCACGATGGTTGAAGCGGTGCTTCCGGTGAACTTGAATGTAGGGATCTGA
- a CDS encoding BTAD domain-containing putative transcriptional regulator has translation MLTFRALGPFQACHGDVVLDLGGQRQMAVLARLLVAGGRAVPVSTLIDELWPGEPPAQALSTIQGYVSRLRRALEPHRAPREEAEVLVSAPPGYALRASTGQVDAWRFESAVKTDGTPAEMWERLEAALALWRGPALAEFSDLPWAVTESGRLEELRLIAVERRASAGLVLGHSGALVPDLEAHASAHPLREEAWRLLSLALYRNGRQGDALGALRRARTMLRDELGLDLSPALQRLEGDMLAQAVHLDQPAGTPAARPAEPATPRAAAADEQTRALPALRVVIVDDQALVRTGLRVVLDSEPGFELVGEAENGEQAIALVRETSPDVVLMDIQMPRLDGLTAARRILADEAPPKVVMMTTFGTDDNLYAALRAGVSGFVLKTSAPEQLITAMRAAQAGDALIDPAVTTRLIAAFAGRTNPAAPPGLTGLGDADLDLMKLVARGLTNRQIAETLAVSERSVAQSVIKLLNHLGLFDRAQLVVAAYESGLVNPGDTGR, from the coding sequence ATGCTGACATTTCGCGCTCTCGGCCCCTTCCAGGCGTGCCACGGTGACGTGGTGCTCGACCTCGGAGGGCAACGCCAGATGGCGGTGCTGGCCCGGCTTCTGGTCGCCGGTGGCCGTGCCGTCCCGGTGAGCACGCTCATCGACGAGCTCTGGCCCGGCGAGCCGCCCGCCCAGGCCCTGTCCACGATCCAGGGATACGTCTCGCGCCTGCGCCGTGCCCTGGAACCCCACCGTGCCCCGCGCGAGGAGGCCGAGGTACTGGTCTCCGCTCCGCCGGGGTACGCGTTGCGCGCCTCCACCGGGCAGGTCGACGCCTGGAGATTCGAGAGCGCGGTCAAGACCGACGGCACACCGGCCGAGATGTGGGAACGGCTGGAGGCGGCCCTCGCCCTGTGGCGGGGCCCGGCGCTGGCAGAGTTCTCCGACCTGCCGTGGGCGGTGACCGAGTCGGGCCGGCTGGAGGAGCTGCGGCTGATCGCGGTCGAGCGCCGTGCCTCCGCGGGGCTCGTGCTCGGCCACTCCGGCGCCCTGGTCCCCGACCTGGAGGCGCACGCCTCGGCCCACCCGCTGCGCGAGGAGGCGTGGCGGCTGCTCTCCCTGGCCCTGTACCGCAACGGCAGGCAGGGTGACGCACTCGGGGCGCTCCGCCGGGCCAGGACGATGCTCCGCGACGAGCTCGGCCTCGACCTCAGCCCCGCCCTGCAGCGCCTGGAAGGCGACATGCTGGCCCAGGCGGTCCACCTCGACCAGCCCGCCGGGACGCCGGCCGCGCGGCCGGCCGAGCCCGCCACCCCCCGCGCCGCGGCGGCCGACGAACAGACGCGGGCCCTGCCGGCGCTGCGGGTCGTGATCGTCGACGACCAGGCGCTGGTCCGCACCGGGCTGCGCGTGGTGCTGGACAGCGAACCGGGCTTCGAGCTCGTCGGCGAGGCCGAGAACGGCGAGCAGGCGATCGCGCTCGTCCGGGAGACCTCCCCCGACGTGGTGCTGATGGACATTCAGATGCCCCGGCTGGACGGGCTGACCGCGGCCCGGCGGATCCTGGCCGACGAGGCGCCGCCGAAGGTCGTCATGATGACCACGTTCGGCACGGACGACAACCTCTACGCGGCGTTGCGCGCCGGGGTGAGCGGTTTCGTGCTCAAGACCTCGGCCCCCGAGCAGCTCATCACCGCGATGCGGGCGGCGCAGGCCGGTGACGCGCTGATCGACCCGGCGGTCACCACCCGGCTGATCGCGGCCTTCGCCGGTCGTACCAACCCCGCCGCCCCGCCCGGCCTGACCGGTCTCGGTGACGCGGACCTGGACCTGATGAAGCTGGTCGCCCGGGGGCTGACCAACCGGCAGATCGCGGAGACCCTGGCGGTATCCGAGCGGTCGGTCGCGCAGTCGGTGATCAAACTGCTGAATCACCTCGGGTTGTTCGACCGGGCCCAGCTCGTGGTCGCCGCGTACGAGTCGGGCCTGGTCAATCCGGGTGATACGGGCAGGTAG
- a CDS encoding sensor histidine kinase has translation MRDRVRVLAGADGVPRRALDAVAVTAAGPAVPLTYRLPGSAVRLASAAVAVVSIGLAVAAFVIVRGLPAAWAPSLPATPSLTAGLTFPVVGAFLLSHRARPATAWLMCAGGLMSALTAFAEAMTLGTAAGGDLATAGYFRWATQIFYVLGAAVLAVLLPLYSPDGRLPSRRWRPVVAATAAMVVIHSLASLLRPDPDPADYPWPRVIPNPLGVEALAPYAPALNQFPIVATVVLAMLALASLILRFRRAGPLLRRQIAWPLSAFAVYVIFIVGQEHTWLPGTLWAPVIPLAIAFSVLRYRLYGIDTVISRAFVAAGLLAVVSGIYVVGAVAGLALSGYDRIGGLVAALFAGVIFHPLRRRLRSLVDRLMYGTHGDPRAFAARLAREVRVTEPANALASVAAVVKDGLSVTGVAVEVYEPGARQVQVGLLGPAPREMPLVWHGEPVGRLILGSPGPRRFAAAHNERLIAVAAPYVADVAHAVRMTSDLQRSRERILAAREEERRRLRRDLHDGLGHALTDMAMSINMAMINLRTAPASADRLLLELRGGMDAVSQEIRELVYGLRPPTLDELGLAGAVRTLAVEGTPRVAVEIEGDLANLPAAVEVAAYRIAQEALTNIRKHAGARSAVVSLTRGESLVVRIRDDGHGLPEESRSGIGLLSMRERAAELGGSCVIEPAPGGGTVVEAVLPIPSVPAPAGSPESVPVPTGRV, from the coding sequence ATGCGCGACCGCGTCCGGGTCCTCGCCGGCGCGGACGGCGTGCCCCGGCGGGCCCTGGACGCGGTCGCCGTGACCGCCGCGGGGCCCGCCGTGCCGCTGACGTACCGCCTGCCCGGTTCGGCGGTGCGGTTGGCCTCCGCCGCGGTGGCCGTCGTCTCGATCGGGCTCGCCGTGGCCGCCTTCGTGATCGTCAGGGGCCTGCCCGCCGCGTGGGCACCGTCCCTGCCCGCCACGCCCAGCCTGACGGCGGGGCTGACCTTCCCGGTGGTGGGGGCGTTCCTGCTGTCGCACCGTGCCCGCCCGGCCACGGCGTGGCTGATGTGCGCCGGCGGGCTGATGAGCGCGCTCACCGCCTTCGCAGAGGCGATGACGCTCGGCACGGCGGCCGGCGGAGACCTCGCGACGGCCGGGTACTTCCGCTGGGCCACCCAGATCTTCTACGTGCTCGGCGCCGCCGTGCTCGCGGTCCTGCTTCCGCTCTACTCCCCCGACGGGCGACTGCCCTCGCGGCGATGGCGGCCGGTGGTGGCGGCGACCGCGGCGATGGTCGTGATCCACAGCCTCGCCTCGCTCCTCCGCCCCGACCCCGACCCGGCGGACTACCCCTGGCCGCGGGTCATCCCCAACCCGCTGGGGGTGGAGGCGCTCGCCCCCTACGCCCCGGCTCTGAACCAGTTCCCCATCGTCGCGACCGTCGTGCTGGCGATGCTGGCCCTGGCGTCCCTGATCCTGCGGTTCCGGCGGGCCGGGCCGCTGCTGCGCCGCCAGATCGCCTGGCCGCTGTCGGCGTTCGCCGTCTACGTCATCTTCATCGTGGGCCAGGAGCACACGTGGCTGCCGGGCACGCTGTGGGCCCCGGTCATCCCCCTGGCCATCGCCTTCTCGGTGCTCCGCTACCGGCTCTACGGCATCGACACCGTGATCAGCCGCGCCTTCGTCGCCGCCGGTCTCCTCGCCGTGGTCAGCGGCATCTACGTGGTCGGCGCGGTCGCCGGTCTCGCGCTGTCGGGCTACGACCGGATCGGCGGCCTGGTGGCGGCCCTGTTCGCCGGAGTGATCTTCCATCCGCTCCGGCGGCGGCTCCGCAGTCTGGTCGACCGGCTCATGTACGGCACGCACGGCGACCCGCGGGCGTTCGCCGCCCGGCTGGCCCGGGAGGTCCGGGTGACCGAGCCGGCCAACGCGCTGGCCTCCGTCGCCGCGGTGGTCAAGGACGGGCTGAGCGTCACCGGGGTCGCGGTCGAGGTGTACGAACCCGGGGCCAGGCAGGTGCAGGTCGGCCTGCTGGGCCCGGCGCCGCGCGAGATGCCGCTGGTCTGGCACGGTGAGCCGGTCGGACGGCTGATCCTCGGTTCCCCCGGCCCCCGCAGGTTCGCCGCGGCGCACAACGAGCGCCTGATCGCCGTGGCCGCCCCGTACGTCGCCGACGTGGCGCACGCCGTGCGGATGACCTCCGACCTGCAGCGTTCGCGGGAGCGCATCCTCGCCGCCCGGGAGGAGGAGCGCCGCCGCCTGCGCCGGGACCTGCACGACGGGCTCGGCCACGCGCTGACCGACATGGCCATGTCGATCAACATGGCCATGATCAACCTGCGCACCGCCCCGGCCTCGGCCGACCGGCTCCTGCTGGAGCTGCGCGGCGGGATGGACGCGGTCAGCCAGGAGATCCGCGAACTGGTGTACGGCCTGCGTCCGCCGACCCTCGACGAACTCGGCCTGGCGGGGGCCGTGCGGACGCTGGCCGTCGAGGGCACGCCGCGGGTCGCCGTGGAGATCGAGGGCGACCTGGCGAACCTGCCCGCGGCGGTCGAGGTGGCCGCCTACCGGATAGCGCAGGAGGCGCTCACCAACATCCGCAAGCACGCCGGCGCGCGTTCCGCGGTGGTCTCGCTGACGCGCGGGGAGTCGCTGGTGGTGCGGATCCGGGACGACGGGCACGGCCTTCCCGAGGAGTCACGCTCGGGGATCGGGTTGCTGTCGATGCGCGAGCGGGCCGCCGAGCTGGGCGGCAGCTGCGTGATCGAGCCGGCTCCCGGAGGGGGCACGGTGGTGGAGGCCGTGCTGCCGATCCCGTCCGTCCCGGCCCCGGCGGGGTCGCCGGAGTCCGTCCCGGTGCCGACCGGCCGCGTGTAA
- a CDS encoding TolB family protein has product MKHRALAVGAALAVSAALTAAPALAAAPSGVAGAVGAAVPASRQAAPVAGAVYVGHRAGGVKVLVHRGGWTSHTAGGAGFTGQFAVAPDGLRVAWIDDGGRLHVSAGGTDKVVARNAAAGAPCMTPAWTADGKRLAYPVGGGSGAATTVAVVGADGTGRSVGGRTSGPCHLTWSADGRTLAGYAGDTAGVHLLDTRRRVSVRVPGVKLANHVESLSPDARRVVVNAIGPDAPGGDGSWPMSFTPSVYDTRTGAKIAIPVKGRLLGARYLRDGRLAVRVRGNTGGSAAGTLVILSPSGKELQRLPEPAKVRALGLVGVLE; this is encoded by the coding sequence TTGAAACACCGGGCCCTGGCCGTCGGCGCCGCACTCGCCGTGTCGGCCGCCCTCACCGCCGCCCCCGCCCTCGCCGCCGCCCCCTCCGGCGTCGCGGGTGCCGTCGGCGCCGCCGTTCCGGCTTCGCGGCAGGCGGCTCCCGTCGCGGGCGCCGTCTACGTCGGCCATCGCGCCGGCGGCGTCAAGGTGCTGGTCCACCGGGGCGGATGGACCAGCCACACCGCCGGCGGCGCCGGCTTCACCGGGCAGTTCGCCGTGGCGCCGGACGGCCTGCGGGTCGCCTGGATCGACGACGGGGGACGCCTGCACGTCAGCGCCGGAGGCACGGACAAGGTGGTCGCCAGGAACGCCGCCGCCGGAGCGCCCTGCATGACCCCCGCCTGGACGGCCGACGGCAAGCGACTGGCGTACCCGGTCGGCGGCGGCTCCGGCGCCGCCACCACCGTGGCGGTGGTCGGCGCCGACGGGACGGGCCGCTCCGTCGGCGGCCGGACGTCCGGTCCCTGCCACCTGACCTGGTCGGCCGACGGCCGGACGCTCGCCGGGTACGCCGGCGACACCGCCGGGGTCCACCTGCTCGACACCCGCCGGCGCGTCTCCGTCCGCGTCCCCGGTGTCAAGCTCGCCAACCACGTGGAGAGCCTCTCCCCCGACGCCCGCAGGGTCGTGGTCAACGCCATCGGCCCGGACGCGCCGGGCGGCGACGGCTCCTGGCCGATGTCCTTCACCCCGTCGGTCTACGACACCAGGACCGGTGCGAAGATCGCCATCCCGGTCAAGGGCCGGCTGCTGGGCGCCCGTTACCTGCGCGACGGCCGCCTCGCGGTCCGGGTCAGGGGGAACACCGGGGGGAGCGCCGCCGGCACGCTGGTGATCCTCTCCCCCTCCGGCAAGGAGCTCCAGCGCCTGCCCGAGCCCGCCAAGGTCCGCGCTCTCGGCCTGGTCGGGGTGCTGGAGTAG